One Primulina eburnea isolate SZY01 chromosome 4, ASM2296580v1, whole genome shotgun sequence genomic window, GACTTCGGATCAATCCCAACTTATATGAGTCGGGAAAAGTTTGTCTGAGTCTTCTCAACACATGGAATGGATCAGATACCGAAATTTGGAATCCAGCATCCTCCACAATACTTCAAGTCCTCCTTTCTCTCCAGGCCCTGGTGCTCAATGAAAAGCCTTATTTCAACGAAGCGGGTTATGATTCTCAGATAGGGAAAGCCGAGGGCGAAAAGAACTCCCTTAACTATAACGAAAATGCTTTTCTTGTCAGCTGCACATCCATGCTATACATACTACGCAAGCCACCTAAGGTATGTTAATCTATCAAGTCGAGTCTTGTGTATGAATTCTTGAATCTCGAACTTAGTTCTGTCGAAATTTCGAACAGCATTTTGAGGGACTTGTCAAGGAACATTTCAGTCAACGCAGCAGCAGCATTTTGTTGGCTTGTAACGCATATATGGAAGGAGCTCCAGTAGGTTATCCATTCAGCAGCAGGGAAACTGAACAAGAAAATCAGAAAGGAAGCTCCACTGGATTCAAGATTATGCTTGGCAAGCTCTATCCTAAGCTTGTGGAAGCATTCTCTAGCAATGTATGTGTATAATATCAGGTTCTATGTGGCTCTGTTATGATATTTTGTTCCACCGATATGCGCTACACTTCTTGTTCATATATCTAGAAAAAAATTTATACGTGTAACATGAGGAGTACAACATTTTGGAGCCTTGAATAATGTATAATAATGTGTGAAGAATAGTTTAAGTATGCTCTTTGTTTGTGTGTTGATTTGTAAGAAACTGAAGAAGGCTTGCAGTATTGTCGATGAGTGTTCGTCGAAAATGATGGCTTGTAATAAAAATCTGTACATCGGCTTGTTTTATCAGACGTCACAGAATATGCATGtgagtttttatttttagttgatGACTGTTTTTCTCAACATTATTCATTTTGTTATATCATGGTAGCTATAAATTATTGTGGTAACATAGACACATGCATACATGCACGCAGACATACATGCACGCAGATTCATCCCAGTAATAATGAGTTTTgggaatttaatttaattatatttttcgttatcaatattatatatgtgctgcATAAACTCTCAACTCATTCAGTATTATATATAGAGGATATATTCCCAACTTGTAAACACCTGCTCTTTAAAAGAGCAGGCTTGCACGCCTTATTTGAGACAAGCAAGGTAGACGGACTCTTTCGTGTTGGAAGGGGAGAAGAGGCTTTTTGCACTTCGCGTGCTTCTACAGCGTCGTAGTAAAAAGAGTAACCAACCACCTTACCCGCCAAGATCTTCTGCAACAGGGTACTTGGCGTCCATTTCACACTCGCTTTCTTCGGGAAGGAATAAAAAAGCAGGTTATTCGCAGAATGAATATCAAGACTTTACAAGGATTTTTTGGTTTAGAGGGTTAAAGCAGAATTTCGGATTTTGGACGCTTAAAGATATGCTCACTTTTTCGAATATTTTAAGTTAATAAATCTAATTAAACACGACCAATGAATTAATTAGCAACTCAGAACGATATACATAAAGCCACGAAATCAGTAGGATCATAGACACAACAAATCCATGACAGACAAAAGGAAATATGGATGATTAAAATAAAACAGTGTCCGAATCTAAGACTTGAGAGTGAATAAATTAATGAGATTATGAAGAGAGTAAACAAGTATGATAAAATAAACAATTGAAGCCACAAAACCAGCAATAAGAGCAGCTGTAACATGGTCACAAAATTTAGGAACTTGGCCGCAAATTGGTAGCCAACCCGCATTACTATTTCCATTCTTTCCCACTTGGCCTATAGCCAAGCATGCCGACATGCTAGAATCAAGCAACAATGTCATAACCTTCAAGGAAAATACGCACGAATAAAACTTTTCGAAGCATATACATTTTTACAATCACAAAATAGAACTTTTTTCCTTTTATTCCACGAGTattatggaaaaaaaaaaggattaaCAAAGAAAGCTTACCAAATCGAGAAGAAAGACCAAGTGGCCGTAAGAAGTCTTAACTGGGAGAAATGATAGTATAAAGGTGTAGCCACTTGCTATTGCATTCATTATCACAAAATAGCTGCACAATCAAATACTGTTACGATCACACGTCCATTTTTAAATAATCTGATAGAAAATCCGTTCCCAGTTCAAACAAAGATACAAGGAGCCGTACGTTCATTAACGAAGATATATactataaaattaatttaaaaatgtgCCAGtgaaatgaacttacttgaaaGCCGGAGATTTCTTGTAATTGGCTTCGAATTTGACGCTAAAAAATTCAGCGGAGTCATGGCTTGTGACCATGATCAATGTGGCAGAAACTGTAGCTCCCAATGCCACCAGCCTCAGCACAAACATGGGAATCCTGCCTCTATAATCTAAACCCATCGACAATAAATATGCAGGTTAATTAAGTTTACTTCGAgcaaaataatgtttttaacttgaaacttgaagtGTACAAAGATATTTAAAGTTGATTTTTTTTGGCAAAGAGGGTTAGGATTAAGGTAGAAAATTGAGTGTTAGGAAAGGCTGATAAGTTGGGAGGTGGAATTTGTTTTCTTGAAAATCTTGGATGGGGCCCTTATATTCTTGGTAACCTAATGAAAAAGACAGATAATATTAATGATACTATTTAATATagcaaaataaaaatgtgatcTCGTTATTTATTCTTATTATTTTTGGAGTTTGACTTGCTCAACAGCACAAGTGTAAAAATGTTTGACCTTGATAATGGGTGTGCAAAATTCAGCTCAACCGTGAAGCCAAGACCCGagttcaaattatatttttcgatTTGTAAGAAAGTTTTGatttcatattatattttaaaaaaaataaattgctTATCTTCATAAAGGATATCTAGATGCATCACTACTCATTTCATGTCTGGTTGAATTTTGCTTTTAAAGAACTTGATATCTTCTCAAAAACATTTAATATGATGTAAGTTGTAGAAATTAAACTTGAAAACATTGCAATTGATTAAGATTTGGTTCGGGGCATTTTCATAGAGTTAGTGCTCACGTAATATTACGACATTCTtgcaactctttgaattttttttttaaaaaaaaaccgttTGAGTGTTGTCTTGTCAGTTCAACTGCTCACCGGTTAAGAACTTAGGATGGGacctaactttttttttttgccaccTTTATCTTTGTCGGTATGTATGGAGATAGATCATATGTATGCATTGGTTTTGTTCAAAGACCAGGAGAAAtgactaaaatttaaaattcatattACCCAAACAATGACTTACACGCgtatcaaaattaaatttacCGATTGAATACGTAGCAGGGCAAATTGTTCGTGTCCCGtagtttataatttttaaatgcatCACCCTTTTTTTGAAATTGAACATCAAGAGAGAAATAAATTTTCCTGTTTGACTATGAAACTTGTCGAGGAAAGAATAAAAAAACTTAATCTTGTCTCAAAATAACTAGTTTAAAGAAATTCTGGAAATTCACAAGGTGTCTTGTTTTAAAAGCATCAGTGGAAGTGCAACATTAGAAAAGGACAGACAAATTATCGGAAGAGCAACTTCCAGTCATCAGGAGGGAAGTCCTCGTCTGAAGCATTTCCCGGAAAAGAGCCCAGAATCTTCCTTAGAATGAATGCTGAATTTTTATCATCCTGCAAAATAACAGACGTTCAATTAAACTTCAAGTTGATTTAACATATTCTTCTCTTTCTTTGCCGAGAGTATTCAATCGAGAAAATGTAATCTTATTTTAATTCTCCTGATGCAAGGGTTATAATAGTAGGAAATACCAAATAGAATATTATAGAAGATCTCTCACTTAGTTGTTCGTATCGTGTGAATGATCTTTCCTTCTCTTCTTCATACTTGGAGATCACCTCTGTCGATACCGAAATATAATGCAAATCAGGTACTCTTTATAGGGTCAGAGATGAATGAATAATACGCATAGGAAGTACCTTTCAAGGCCTGAAGATGCATAGCTTTCTCCTTGCAGAACTACCCACAAATTTCTTGAAACTTGGTTGTCTCGTTCTTCGGTAGATTCTCACACTGCAGGGATTCAAGAAATACATGCATTTAAACTGAACCATGGAAAACGAAATGATCTTGAAATACTCATAAAAGTCCCTTTCATTTCTCTGTGTGTGTTACCTCTTTCAAGTTCTTGTCGAGTGTCTTTGCAAAGTTCTGCCTGTCAAAGCAAGTCATGGTTGAAGAAGTACCCCAAAGTTAATGACAGGCAAGAGTCAGATAATTAAAGTGCTATCACCTTTCTTTCTCAAGCTTTGATTTCAATTTATCCAAACTTGACTTGATCTCTGAAGACACACTGCCAGGAAAATCACATATAAGGTCATGCATGACCTGGCTTGAAATTTTGGAGATTCTTATAGCCAAGGTGACCCAGCATGGCAGCATTTCATCAATAGTGTGAATGCATAGGAACATGATCACTCATTGTGAAGCGGGTTTATTTCTATTACAGAACACAATTCTGATTGGAAGCTATTTATGTTGagaaagaaaatgagaaaacaaaAGTCGTGAACATGAATTTGACCTTCTTTTTCTCTTTGCGATGCATGCACACTCTTCTACAGTTACAAAAGTGAATAAATTATTTGAACTCATATAGTTCTGCTTATGTTACCCAAAAATTGTTTGATATGCATACATATTCCTGTGAACTAACATACTGTGATTCTGATAACTTGCATATGCATTCAGGGTAAATAAGTATAACAAGGTTCCTTTATCAATGAGATTTCTGAAGAACACGTGATGGAAATGGCCTGCTAAACGTTTCTACGTTATCAACCTGATTGATGTTATATTTGCCAAGATAAATTACACTTACTCCACTATTAACTACAGAAATTTAGAAATCACGATTGTTCTCGAACATTCTTCTACATGAACAGATATCCAAATACGCCTAAATCTGAGATTTAAAAAAAAGCTAACAAGGAACTATAACGATCAACAACTTCGTAATAAGATTCAACACATTCTGATCATATCACAAAATCGATGCAGAAACAGCATAAATATTTAGATCTAAAGAGAAATGCAGAGTCTCGCCTTGCAATTGTCTCCTCGTTCGCCTTCTGACCATCCTTTTGCACCTTCTCTTTGACATGCTGAAGAGCACACAAAATTCCTTTGATGTCACTGGATTTTCACTTAAAACTACATCATCTTATGGAATTTGTTAGTACACAACAATAATAATCGGAAAACGGAAGCCAACTTGGAGATAGCGGCATCAAAATCATCGTCGACTATGACTCGCTTTCGTTTCAGATTAATCGACTCCAACACTCGTTTGGAGATCTCCTTTTCTGCTGACAGTGCGAGTATTCTAGGCTCTGATTCTTCCCCCGCACGATCGCTGCTGCCGTGTAATTTGTAAATCTGTCGGGGTGGGCCGACCGCCAAAAGTAAAAACGAGCTAGTCCAACTTAAATTTGGGTTGAACCTTCATGTTTTAGCCCAATTGGATTGAAGAAGATATTTaataacattttttttctttgagCATGTCTTTTATGAAACGGTCTCAAGAATCTTCATCTGTGAAATGGGTTAatactaccgatattcacaataaaaagtaatactatgagcataaaaagtaatatttttcatggatgacccaaataagagatatgtctcacaaaatataattaatgagAAGACCGTATCACACAAttctttgtttttttctttttcaaaaaaattaactttttaaaattttcttgtattaatattaaaattttatctatttatatatatatatatatatatatatatatatatatatatatatttcaacgggtaagatcttgacacacatacaatttcaaaaaaaaatggatcctatatatatatgcatggacaaatcttgGTCATCCATCTTATAATGAGAACAATGCTCACATACgtaacataaaataaatcagATAATGACGGGGATCGGGGGAGTCAAACACATGTGTTTACTTTGTGGGTTGCATCTGCCACATTGCTTGCATTTGTTGCCTTCTTCTAGAAGAACTTGGAACTATTTCGGATCTAGAAGAAAAGTTATTTCTCAGATGCCGGCCCACGTTGATTTCGTTGCTCAtttatttctcttttctttctCCTTTTGAATATTATTATGCAGCATTCTTTTACTTTAATTTCATACAATATCATCTTTTTATAATATAGAGAACACGATTTATTCATTTCATTAAATATTTACACACACACCAATAAATCAATaatatcatttaataataataattttatatattgtagACACTACATATAAAGTAACAAATCCAATAATTCATATGGTAAAATTATTTTTGTGaatcaaagaaaaaaaattatatttattgacTAGTTATAtagtgagacgatctcacatattAATTTATTGATTAGATTTCTCATGAGATGGTGATATTTCAACTCTGTAAATATTTAGAgtcaaaagtaatatttttgatatgaaaaataatttttttcatagtTCGGATAAATATGTTTCATAAAAATTGATTCGTGAGacgatttaataaaaaaaaaaatttaatgtaaTTTATTATGTATATCGTGTGTGTTTTTTGCTGTTTGTATATTATAATGATTTTCTCAACATCTAATAATGTTTTTTTACTAGTCGTGATTGTAAAAGTTTTAATAATTAATGcgcatttattataataaataattaatgcgCATTTATTTAATGCTCATGCGAGAATCGTTGTTTGATCTAACAAGTTCTCTACCTTCCACCTTTGCGCTTGAGGTACCAAATCGAGCTGCTGATTGTGTTCTATCTGATTATTAATTCTGATTTTTAAATTTGATCTCCATCTTTTTCACAATCTTTAATTTTAGCGATCGGAAGTTTTGCTTCTTGATTGTGTTCTtgggttgttttttttttaatgtaaattTATCAAAAGAATTTCGGGGTTTTATCGTCTCTTTGTTGCTTGGATGATTTTTTTTGGGAAAGTACTGGTAACAATCCGTAGTTTGAACAAAAGGAGTGTTTTGTGCGCGCTCGCATAATCACTGTCAAATTCTTTTACTGCTGTACTCTGGATCATATGCTCCGAGCAGAGTTGTGCATCAGCTCGGCCAATCAATTAGATCGACGTAGAAAATTGGGTTTCTCTGGGTTTAGGTTGGATACGAATCACGCTGAATGTGTGAATAATGTATGGGTACTTGTTCGGGATTATCCAGGAAAATTTCCATTGATTTACCATTGAAGTTGTTATGTTCTGAAAGATTTGTTATTGAGATGCAAAGATTTATCTtatgttattttatttcaaaaattaagTTTATTTCTATATGATGTAATTTTATCACCTTTGAGAATCATCGTTATTCCAATAAAACAATTTTCCGCGAATAAATTTCCTGCTaagttgagaatttgaagttTTCCACCATGTAGGTTGTAGCCGTCCTATTAGAATCACAAAAGACCTCTCTGTATTGAATTTGACCGGTTTTTAGTACTTCATCTCTTGCATACCACGCAGTAGTTCCATATGTATCTACCTGAAGAAATTCGTCCTGACAACAGATTCTTTTCTTTGCAGAGTCTAAAGGATCCCAAGCCATAAAGAAGTACGAAAATTCAGCTAATGGCGTTTCAGCAGTACTTTGTGCAAGAATGGAGACCTGAAAATATTTCTGCTTGTTTCGATTGCAGCATATGCTTGGATTTTGCTCGTGATCCAGTGGTGACGCTATGTGGCCACCTCTACTGCTGGCCCTGCATATACAAATGGTTTGATTCCCAGAGCGTGTCGCTCCCCCCAAATGAGCTCCCCCAATGCCCAGTTTGCAAGGCCGAAATTTCTGAGAAAACCATGATCCCTTTATACGGCAGGGGACTATCTTTTTCCAAACCTGAACAAGAAGCCGACACCATCCCTCCTAGACCTTCTGCCAGTGGCATACAGCACCTCCCTTCACATCAGAATGAGCGGAATATACCAGATTCTTCATCAACCTTTCATTCTGACTCGGTGGGTATGTTTGGGGAAATGGTCTATGCAAGAGTATTTGGCAATTCGCAAAGTTTATATACGTATCCAAACTCGTATCACTCTGTTGGGAGCAACAGCACACGGTCAAGAAGGCAAGAGATACAAGCTGATAAATCTTTGAACAGGGTTACCATTTTTCTGTTCTGCTGCATTCTCTCCTGTCTTCTGTTGTTCTGAGCTTCatgaccatatatatatatatatatatatatatatatatatatatcttttgtataatttgtataaaattttgggacttttttctttttccctGTTTGTCGAAGAGATGATATTTTGCAGTCCTGTATAACGGTGACTTCATTGAAATGATATTTGAATCACGATAATTAGTTGTTGATCTCGAACAAATATTTGGAGACGACACAAACACTGGCAAGAAAAAGAGTCGAGTCTTTGCAATAAAACAGAATGAGAGCACGATCCCGCAATACCTTGTAGGCTTCACTATAATCATGGCTTCCGTAGCTTGTCTCGAGAGCCCGTAACCCCCCAAAAAACAGGCAGGATATCTCATCTCATTTTAAATATCCCATGTACCTTAATATGATATAGTGTCAAGACTCACTATTGTGTATTATACTGTCACATGGATCATCCcataatattttgtaaatttcaCACTTTAATCATTTATTCTTAAGTGCGAAGAAGGTGTACTAAATGTCTCACATGGATAAATAGTTGAGAATTGTATTTTAAGAACTTGAATATTCATCTTCCTTGAACTGGCTTTTGAGTTGAGTTAAGTGTCCATCTTACTATATTTTTTGTAGTATTAAGTTCAAATCTAAATCTTACCATATTTAGCTTTTGATATTGAGTTTTAATTTTAACATATCACCACAATTGATTTGTAAAAAAAACTTATAAACGAGCGCCAAATGTAAATGTACCAATGTCGAAAAGTTTCATACCTGAGCTGTACTGGATTTTCATGTTCTCGTGAAAAGCCAAGAAACTTCCATCAGAAAGGTTGTAGAAAGTGGCATCAGATCTCCAAGAACGAAAAGTTTCTGTAAATTCTCGTGGGGAGCAGTTCAAACAGCTGCTTCTTCCCTCACACGGCTTGGAGGGTTACCGATTTTACTCTCGGAGACGGCCGACATTTTGAGGCAAAGCTAATTAAGGGAAATATGGATATACATCAAGAGTATCTTTTTAAATCTAAAATATCTCTCTCGTGAGTACTCGCAAAAAAAAACCATCTACTATATATTATACGATGATCACGGTCGTTATTGTTCGATTTCTCTGTTTATAAATCCGTTTCATGCGATTTTCTGACACTTGATTGCATAATTTTTGTGATCCACAAAAAATTGTAAATGTCCAAAATGAGTTTTTTAAAGTTAAAGTTGCTCGAAGTTTAACTCGGATTCCGATCAAATATGTTATAAGAAAGACTAAATGACTTGCCAGCTTCAAAAATAGTAATGTTGCGGAGGATGGAACGGGTTCGGGGAATCCCCGGATCTGaacttattattattgttattaatattattattatcgaGGCGGTTCGATGTCCTTGAGCTATTTCGAGAATATTCCTGAACCCGACGCCGAAACACAAATATTAGTCTCCAAACCCACCTCATTTTAGGTTTTTCCGGGATTCCTATCTATGTGGAAAATTGTCAATCATATTCAAGacactaaaatttaaaatttgtttatttttaaataagtttttttaaaaaaattacataaagtTAATTTTCCgttaaaaaaatgtaatttggGGATTGAGAAAAATAATCATGACACTAATTCATCTAATAAACTTTATATATGATATAAGgtccaaactttatatatgatttaatatttGGACACCGGAAAATTCCAACATCTAAAAGATGatattgaaaattaaaattagcaATTGACGTTTTTTTGTTTGAAAACGAAAAAAATATTGGCTAAATTTGTggcattaaattttaatttatttgcaTTTTATTTTTGTGACTTGATTCAAGCTATAAACCCCCTAGTAGACCAAATCAACCTCTACTTGGTTAAAAGTGTCGGTTATCCAACTTTCCatgaataaaagtaaaaataatctAGATTTCTTCACGCACGTACAAAATTCAATTATAAATCGGTTCTCTCTTTTATTACTCGTTTGTTGGTTTTTGGTTCTTAAACTTCTCACGTTGGATACTTCTTGATTGGTAGTCAAATGATTATGCTCCAACTTTCGAGTTGAagtcaattttaatttatgtcTTGCAAAAAATGCATTTCTTACATTAGTTTCTTCTAAAGCAGCTTTAGATTGAAATATGTGAAAACCAAGAGAatgcatttataaaaaaattaatatatgtatGCATAAACAATAATTATTCTATATATCCAAGTTATCGTGTTCACGGGCTAAAATAAACATGGAAAAATTGCAAAAAGCAAGTTGGTGCAGTTTTGCCAAGAAGAAATACAAGACGATACATTCACATTTTGTGAAGCACTAACATTTGGGAAATATTTCGACCTATATCATATACATCTTAAAAGGTGGTCAAGAACAAGTTACCTGTCTTTGTTTAACCATGCTTTCCAAATGTTTGGATACCAATGAGGTTAGATTAGGATCCTCAAAACCAAGTTCCGGGCCGAGCCTGCAGCAAAAATACACACAAAAAAAGACCCCATTAACCTATCGATCCATTGCTGTACCTTCTATAGCTATCGTAGTTTGAAATGATAACAAGGTTGCATCTTAAGGACTGCTTACTTTGAATCAAGAACTATCTTCTGAACTTCTCTGATGGCTGAACTTGCGGCGTATAACGATATTTTTCCCACCTGAAATTATTATATGGTCCAGATTACTTCAACAAAACAATAAAGACTGACAACTAAGCAACCCATGGGATAGGTGGTGAAGAAAACGAGAATAACCCTGACCTCCAATATTTGAAGTTTTGCTTCATGGTCATTTGGAAGACCTCGAATTTCTTCAGACAATCTTACAGCCTCAGGTAGACTTTCAGGAGAGAGAAAATCGAGGCCCAACTGAACTGAGGACTGGAAATTGCACGATTGAAATAAACAAGCTTAGTTTACATTTGAACTTTCAAAAAATCTTCAGATCCTTAACTATATGAAAAAAGTGCCTCGGCAATCAGATTTATGCAAGTTGCTCCCTAGTAATATACACAACAGAATCCCTAAAAACTTTACTCCCCAAATTCATGCTAAAATGCTACTAAGGTTCAAAGCGGATCCAAGATACCATGTTAGTTAAAGAACCAAGCAGGCCAGAGAGAGATATCGAGATAAGGCTCCTTGAAGAAACTGTTATATATTAAGGACATATTCAAGGCAACAATGTTCCAGGTCACTTAAAGTATAATCACATCTTTAATCGTAAGGGTGGAATAAGATGAGAACCATTTGGGACTAATATGACTGAT contains:
- the LOC140829050 gene encoding CASP-like protein 1C1, yielding MGLDYRGRIPMFVLRLVALGATVSATLIMVTSHDSAEFFSVKFEANYKKSPAFNYFVIMNAIASGYTFILSFLPVKTSYGHLVFLLDLVMTLLLDSSMSACLAIGQVGKNGNSNAGWLPICGQVPKFCDHVTAALIAGFVASIVYFIILVYSLHNLINLFTLKS
- the LOC140829049 gene encoding E3 ubiquitin-protein ligase RMA1H1-like, whose product is MAFQQYFVQEWRPENISACFDCSICLDFARDPVVTLCGHLYCWPCIYKWFDSQSVSLPPNELPQCPVCKAEISEKTMIPLYGRGLSFSKPEQEADTIPPRPSASGIQHLPSHQNERNIPDSSSTFHSDSVGMFGEMVYARVFGNSQSLYTYPNSYHSVGSNSTRSRRQEIQADKSLNRVTIFLFCCILSCLLLF